In the Salinirubrum litoreum genome, one interval contains:
- a CDS encoding DNA topoisomerase IV subunit A produces the protein MSDTERGSQTAEERARQQLIDLAAEFYDQFDRGDVPQMTLPTRSKSNIVFDEESHVWVYGDRTSTRSANSVRGARKLLKAAYTIEFLARQLDEERSSTLRELYYLSESWDSEEAGFSSQDESNQLVEDLEIVSGVTREDFHMRPEESGATLMGPLELREQTRRGEREIHCQEDVGEGGYQIPNNPDTIEFLDHDIDFVLCVETGGMRDRLIENGFDEAHNCLVVHLKGQPARATRRITKRLHDELDLPVVVFTDGDPWSYRIFGSVAYGSIKSAHLSEYLATPEARFVGIQPQDIVDYDLPTDPLADSDINALESELEDPRFMTDYWEEQIELQLDIEKKAEQQALASRGLDFVTETYLPERLGEMGVI, from the coding sequence ATGAGCGACACAGAGCGCGGATCACAGACCGCAGAAGAGCGCGCACGACAGCAGTTGATCGACCTCGCGGCGGAGTTCTACGACCAGTTCGACCGCGGCGACGTGCCACAGATGACACTCCCCACGCGGTCGAAGAGCAACATCGTCTTCGACGAGGAGTCACACGTCTGGGTGTACGGGGACCGCACCTCGACGCGCTCTGCGAACTCGGTTCGCGGCGCGCGGAAACTCCTGAAGGCGGCCTACACGATAGAGTTCCTCGCCCGGCAGTTGGACGAGGAGCGGTCCTCCACCCTGCGTGAACTGTACTACCTCTCGGAGTCGTGGGACTCCGAGGAGGCCGGCTTCTCCTCACAGGACGAGTCGAACCAACTCGTCGAGGACTTAGAGATCGTCTCCGGGGTCACCCGCGAGGACTTCCACATGCGTCCGGAGGAGTCCGGGGCGACCCTGATGGGCCCGCTGGAACTCCGCGAGCAGACCCGACGCGGGGAGCGTGAGATCCACTGTCAGGAGGACGTCGGCGAGGGTGGTTACCAGATCCCGAACAACCCGGACACCATCGAGTTTCTCGATCACGACATCGACTTCGTGCTGTGCGTGGAGACCGGCGGGATGCGGGACCGCCTCATCGAGAACGGCTTCGACGAGGCCCACAACTGTCTCGTCGTCCACCTCAAGGGGCAACCGGCCCGCGCCACGCGCCGCATCACGAAGCGTCTCCACGACGAACTCGACCTGCCCGTGGTGGTCTTCACGGACGGCGACCCGTGGTCGTACCGCATCTTCGGATCGGTGGCCTACGGGTCGATCAAGTCCGCGCACCTCTCGGAGTATCTCGCGACGCCGGAAGCACGGTTCGTCGGCATCCAACCGCAGGACATCGTGGACTACGACCTGCCGACCGATCCGCTGGCCGACTCCGACATCAACGCGCTGGAGTCCGAACTGGAGGACCCCCGGTTCATGACCGACTACTGGGAAGAACAGATCGAGTTGCAGTTGGACATCGAGAAGAAGGCCGAACAGCAGGCACTCGCGTCGCGCGGGCTGGACTTCGTGACCGAGACGTACCTCCCCGAGCGACTCGGCGAGATGGGCGTCATCTGA
- a CDS encoding DUF5781 family protein encodes MDLRVQGTVPADPFLSAVDLFETEYELDLPVEVHVRDDPDERIWTAHYDDYHTLNISRQAATSAMARELTLHELSHMARYEEEHPSHTQSTEEALYLALAGKSVERRKLTHCYQIANHMKDIYADDITLSLAPAEKLLYFLESQLAAAVAGTPGSPPGPNFERISPASDPEITAVNAAFALALLERHDLLPDGHRLYDLAHAAADDAPGVDLGEFKRRFRSLTENPTESDYRKALVDVTRAYAVDSGTRPGQAAD; translated from the coding sequence ATGGACTTGCGAGTACAGGGGACCGTCCCCGCCGACCCGTTTCTCAGTGCCGTCGACCTCTTCGAGACGGAGTACGAGTTGGACCTGCCGGTCGAGGTCCACGTTCGCGACGACCCGGACGAGCGCATCTGGACCGCCCACTACGACGACTACCACACGCTGAACATCTCCCGGCAGGCGGCCACCAGCGCGATGGCCCGCGAGTTGACACTGCACGAACTCTCCCACATGGCGCGGTACGAGGAGGAACACCCCTCACACACCCAGTCGACCGAGGAGGCGCTGTACCTCGCGCTGGCCGGGAAGTCCGTCGAGCGCCGGAAGCTGACACACTGTTACCAGATCGCCAACCACATGAAGGACATCTACGCCGACGACATCACGCTCTCGCTCGCGCCGGCGGAGAAACTGCTCTACTTCCTCGAATCGCAGTTGGCGGCGGCGGTCGCCGGCACGCCCGGCAGTCCACCGGGGCCGAACTTCGAGCGTATCTCGCCCGCCTCCGACCCGGAGATCACGGCCGTCAACGCCGCGTTCGCGCTGGCACTGCTGGAACGCCACGACCTCCTCCCGGACGGTCACCGTCTGTACGACCTCGCCCACGCAGCGGCCGACGACGCCCCCGGTGTCGATCTGGGCGAGTTCAAACGCCGGTTCCGGAGCCTCACTGAGAACCCGACCGAGAGCGACTACCGGAAGGCGCTGGTCGACGTGACGCGGGCCTACGCGGTCGACTCCGGGACGCGACCGGGACAGGCGGCCGACTGA
- a CDS encoding DNA topoisomerase VI subunit B: MTSFQSTLGEDEGIAEELAASQRSISIAEFFEKNKHMLGFDSGARGLVTAVKEAVDNALDATEEAGIKPDISVEIADDGDYYRLVVEDNGPGITKEQIPKVFGKLLYGSRFHAREQSRGQQGIGISAAVLYSQLTSGKPAKITSRTAGHDQAQYFELVIDTDTNEPEIRHEEALSAADSDLNPTTGTRIELEMEANMRARNQLRDYIKHTAVVNPHARIRLKEPGLEGWQQFDRVEGADLPRETSEIQPHPHGVELGTLLKMLGATDSRTLSGFLQTEFTRVGRKTATNVLDAFRDRHFGREMAWQAPTDLETDLDARIADAVANKGKEATGQFAAEIAGVLRERDRTAHHELREIVANVAETVGEETDTNFGETVQENAVDAAWDALTADLAADLYSLVDEATSTRKDDATVRGLAERIGEKFTEADDERHRATHDTVVEYVDNAADRVAEYEDATVGETARENVVEALWSRMRTVPDDPPSASAVADDRDAASELLEAMRETDIIAPPTDCLSPITSELVEAGLRKEFDAEFYAASTRDAEVHGGDPFVVEAGIAYGGELEESGSVDLLRFANRVPLVYQRGACATTDVVKRIGWRNYGLSQPGGSGMPQGPAVIMIHVASTNVPFTSESKDAIANVPAIEDEIELAVREAARELKSHINKRKSMQKRQQKQNVLGEILPEMADKLSEVTGKERPDISGAMARIMNNVSVEREFDAGKVTLIVENHSDRNESVEITDIVSREVALNGTGESFEMDGEWYVRWHPDVPAGETMELTYETDDDAEFDISVSGVEQQKLTVNA, from the coding sequence ATGACCTCGTTTCAATCGACACTCGGCGAGGACGAGGGCATCGCGGAGGAGTTAGCCGCGAGCCAGCGATCCATCTCCATCGCCGAGTTCTTCGAGAAGAACAAGCACATGCTCGGGTTCGACTCGGGTGCGCGGGGCCTCGTCACCGCCGTCAAGGAGGCGGTCGACAACGCCCTCGACGCGACCGAGGAGGCCGGTATCAAACCCGACATCTCGGTCGAGATCGCAGACGACGGCGACTACTACCGCCTGGTCGTGGAGGACAACGGTCCCGGCATCACGAAAGAGCAGATCCCGAAAGTGTTCGGGAAACTGCTGTACGGCTCCCGGTTCCACGCCCGCGAGCAGTCGCGCGGCCAGCAGGGGATCGGAATCTCCGCCGCAGTTCTCTACTCGCAACTCACCTCCGGCAAACCGGCGAAGATCACCTCCCGAACCGCCGGTCATGATCAGGCCCAGTACTTCGAACTCGTCATCGACACCGACACGAACGAACCGGAGATCCGTCACGAGGAGGCGCTGTCGGCGGCCGACAGCGACCTGAACCCGACGACCGGGACGCGCATCGAGTTGGAGATGGAGGCGAACATGCGCGCCCGGAACCAACTGCGCGACTACATCAAGCACACGGCGGTCGTCAACCCCCACGCCCGCATCCGGTTGAAGGAACCCGGCTTGGAGGGCTGGCAACAGTTCGACCGCGTGGAGGGGGCCGACCTGCCGCGCGAGACGAGCGAGATCCAGCCCCACCCGCACGGCGTCGAACTCGGGACCCTCCTCAAGATGCTCGGGGCGACCGACTCCCGGACCCTCTCTGGCTTCCTCCAGACCGAGTTCACCCGCGTCGGGCGGAAGACCGCCACGAACGTCCTCGACGCCTTCCGCGACCGGCACTTCGGTCGGGAGATGGCGTGGCAGGCCCCGACCGACTTAGAGACCGACCTCGACGCCCGCATCGCCGACGCGGTGGCGAACAAGGGGAAGGAGGCGACCGGCCAGTTCGCCGCGGAGATCGCCGGCGTCCTCAGGGAACGCGACCGGACCGCACACCACGAACTGCGGGAGATCGTCGCCAACGTCGCCGAGACGGTCGGCGAGGAGACGGACACGAACTTCGGCGAGACGGTCCAGGAGAACGCGGTCGATGCGGCGTGGGACGCACTGACGGCCGACCTCGCGGCCGATCTCTACTCCCTCGTCGACGAGGCGACCAGCACCCGGAAGGACGACGCCACCGTCCGGGGACTCGCCGAGCGCATCGGCGAGAAGTTCACCGAGGCGGACGACGAGCGACACCGGGCGACCCACGACACCGTCGTCGAGTACGTCGACAACGCCGCCGACCGCGTCGCGGAGTACGAGGACGCGACGGTCGGCGAGACCGCCCGCGAGAACGTCGTCGAGGCGCTCTGGTCACGGATGCGGACCGTGCCGGACGATCCGCCGTCGGCGAGCGCCGTGGCCGACGACCGGGACGCCGCCTCCGAACTGCTGGAGGCGATGCGCGAGACGGACATCATCGCGCCGCCGACGGACTGTCTCTCGCCGATCACCAGCGAGTTGGTCGAGGCCGGCCTGCGGAAGGAGTTCGACGCGGAATTCTACGCCGCGTCGACGCGTGACGCCGAGGTCCACGGCGGCGACCCCTTCGTCGTCGAGGCCGGCATCGCCTACGGCGGCGAGTTGGAGGAGAGCGGGTCGGTCGATCTGTTGCGGTTCGCCAACCGGGTTCCGCTGGTCTACCAGCGCGGCGCGTGTGCGACGACCGACGTGGTCAAGCGGATCGGCTGGCGCAACTACGGACTGAGTCAACCCGGCGGGTCGGGGATGCCGCAGGGGCCGGCGGTCATCATGATCCACGTCGCCTCGACGAACGTCCCCTTCACCAGTGAGTCGAAGGACGCCATCGCCAACGTCCCCGCCATCGAAGACGAGATCGAACTCGCGGTGCGGGAGGCCGCCCGCGAGTTGAAGTCGCACATCAACAAGCGGAAGTCGATGCAGAAGCGCCAGCAGAAGCAGAACGTCCTCGGCGAGATTCTGCCGGAGATGGCGGACAAACTCTCCGAAGTCACCGGGAAAGAGCGCCCGGACATCTCCGGGGCGATGGCGCGCATCATGAACAACGTCAGCGTCGAACGCGAGTTCGACGCCGGGAAGGTGACGCTGATCGTGGAGAACCACTCCGACCGGAACGAGTCGGTGGAGATCACCGACATCGTGAGCCGGGAGGTGGCGCTGAACGGGACCGGCGAGAGCTTCGAGATGGACGGGGAGTGGTACGTCCGCTGGCACCCCGACGTGCCGGCGGGTGAGACGATGGAACTGACCTACGAGACCGACGACGACGCCGAGTTCGACATCAGCGTCAGCGGCGTCGAACAGCAGAAACTCACGGTGAACGCATGA
- a CDS encoding elongation factor EF-2, whose amino-acid sequence MGRRKKIVQECERLMDKPENIRNIAIAAHVDHGKTTLSDNLLAGAGMISDDTAGQQLAMDTKEDEQERGITIDAANVSMTHEYEDTNHLINLIDTPGHVDFGGDVTRAMRAVDGALVVVDAVEGAMPQTETVLRQALREGVKPALFINKVDRLISELQEGPKEMQERLLDVISDVNELIRGMTEEMDDIEDWTVSVEGGTVAFGSALYKWGVSAPSMAETGIGFPEIIEMERNDQRLELHQQSPLSDVVLDMVAEHFPNPLDAQPRRIPRIWRGDDTLDIARQMQEVDDDGEVVFMVTDISMDPHAGEIATGRVFSGTLEKGQELYVSGTAGKNRLQSVGLFMGGEREEVGHVPAGNIAAVTGLRDAIAGSTVSSIEMTPFESIEHISEPVITKSVEAQSMDDLPKLIETLQQVAKEDPTIQIEINEDTGEHLISGQGELHLEVITQRIQKNQGIPVNTGEPIVVFRESPQQESREVEGVSPNRHNKFYITVHPLSEDIVDEIRLGNVSMDMPELERREALQEAGMDKDTSQNVEHIFGTNILIDDTKGIQHLNETMELVVEGLEEALEDGPLAGEPVQGALLRLHDAKLHEDTIHRGPAQVIPAVRDAVHRSLIDAEVRLLEPIQNVRIDVPSEHMGAASGEIQGRRGRVDDMYQEGDLMVVEGIAPVDEMIGFSSDIRSATEGRASWNTENAGFRVMADNLQRETIMTIRERKGMKLELPQSIDYF is encoded by the coding sequence ATGGGACGCCGAAAGAAAATCGTTCAAGAGTGTGAGCGGTTGATGGACAAACCGGAGAACATCCGGAACATCGCCATCGCCGCCCACGTGGACCACGGGAAGACGACGCTGTCCGACAACCTGCTCGCCGGCGCGGGCATGATCTCCGACGACACCGCCGGCCAGCAGCTCGCGATGGACACGAAGGAAGACGAACAGGAGCGTGGGATCACCATCGACGCGGCGAACGTCTCGATGACCCACGAGTACGAGGACACCAACCACCTCATCAACCTCATCGACACGCCGGGCCACGTCGACTTCGGTGGCGACGTGACGCGCGCGATGCGTGCCGTCGACGGCGCGCTGGTCGTCGTGGACGCGGTCGAGGGCGCGATGCCTCAGACCGAGACGGTCCTGCGACAGGCACTCCGCGAGGGTGTCAAGCCCGCGCTGTTCATCAACAAGGTCGACCGCCTCATCTCGGAACTGCAGGAGGGGCCGAAGGAGATGCAGGAGCGCCTGCTGGACGTCATCTCCGACGTGAACGAGCTGATCCGCGGGATGACCGAGGAGATGGACGACATCGAAGACTGGACCGTCTCCGTCGAGGGTGGCACGGTCGCCTTCGGGTCCGCCCTGTACAAGTGGGGCGTCTCCGCCCCGTCGATGGCAGAGACGGGCATCGGCTTCCCCGAGATCATCGAGATGGAGCGCAACGATCAGCGGCTCGAACTCCACCAGCAGTCGCCGCTCTCGGACGTCGTGCTCGACATGGTCGCCGAGCACTTCCCGAACCCGCTGGACGCCCAGCCACGTCGTATCCCGCGCATCTGGCGCGGCGACGACACCCTCGACATCGCCCGGCAGATGCAGGAGGTCGACGACGACGGCGAGGTCGTCTTCATGGTGACGGACATCTCGATGGACCCCCACGCCGGCGAGATCGCCACCGGGCGCGTCTTCTCCGGCACACTGGAGAAGGGCCAGGAGCTGTACGTCTCCGGGACGGCGGGGAAGAACCGCCTCCAGAGCGTCGGCCTGTTCATGGGTGGCGAACGCGAGGAAGTGGGCCACGTGCCGGCCGGCAACATCGCGGCCGTCACCGGCCTGCGTGACGCCATCGCCGGTTCGACCGTCTCCTCGATCGAGATGACGCCGTTCGAGTCCATCGAACACATCTCCGAGCCGGTCATCACGAAGTCCGTCGAGGCACAGTCGATGGACGACCTGCCGAAGCTCATCGAGACACTCCAGCAGGTCGCCAAGGAGGACCCGACGATCCAGATCGAGATCAACGAGGACACCGGCGAACACCTGATCTCCGGGCAGGGTGAGCTTCACCTCGAAGTCATCACCCAGCGTATCCAGAAGAACCAGGGCATCCCGGTCAACACCGGTGAGCCCATCGTGGTCTTCCGGGAGTCGCCCCAGCAGGAGTCCCGCGAGGTCGAGGGCGTCTCGCCGAACCGCCACAACAAGTTCTACATCACGGTCCACCCGCTGTCGGAGGACATCGTCGACGAGATCCGCCTCGGCAATGTCTCGATGGACATGCCGGAACTGGAGCGCCGCGAGGCGCTGCAGGAGGCCGGGATGGACAAGGACACCAGCCAGAACGTCGAGCACATCTTCGGCACCAACATCCTCATCGACGACACGAAGGGGATCCAGCACCTGAACGAGACGATGGAACTCGTCGTCGAGGGGCTCGAAGAGGCGCTGGAGGACGGCCCGCTGGCCGGCGAACCGGTCCAGGGTGCCCTGCTCCGTCTCCACGACGCGAAGCTCCACGAGGACACGATCCACCGTGGTCCCGCACAGGTCATCCCGGCCGTGCGTGACGCGGTCCACCGCTCGCTGATCGACGCCGAGGTGCGCCTGCTGGAGCCGATCCAGAACGTGCGCATCGACGTGCCGAGCGAGCACATGGGCGCTGCCTCCGGCGAGATCCAGGGTCGCCGTGGCCGCGTCGACGACATGTACCAGGAGGGTGACCTCATGGTCGTCGAGGGCATCGCGCCCGTCGACGAGATGATCGGCTTCTCCAGCGACATCCGCTCTGCGACCGAGGGCCGCGCCTCGTGGAACACCGAGAACGCCGGCTTCCGCGTCATGGCGGACAACCTCCAGCGCGAGACGATCATGACCATCCGCGAGCGCAAGGGGATGAAGCTGGAACTCCCGCAGTCGATCGACTACTTCTAA
- a CDS encoding calcium/sodium antiporter translates to MVTTSVAVDIGIVVVAVLGLWLGARTMVDGSVRLARGIGLSETVIGLTLVAVGTSTPELVVSVDAALVGAGDVAIGNVVGSNVYNLAFILGVVSLVRVIPITRSLVKRDGVVLLGATFLLAGFLVDLRVSRIEGLLAVGLMIAYTAYLLRTTPEESDSVDETDESGDSDSPVEDGKTGSPVENGGTESATAGIAAVPPGAVAERVATESRLRTLALTLGGLAVVLVSGHFLVESAVSLARAGGLSEWAIGATVVAGGTSTPEFAVSLVALRRGSAGVSVGNVVGSNVFNALGVVGLAALISPAVVTGEALGSVVWLLVVTVVAVTAMWTGRRLSRPEGGLFAGSEVLRWTSNLLGLG, encoded by the coding sequence GTGGTCACGACCTCAGTCGCGGTCGACATCGGGATCGTCGTCGTCGCCGTCCTCGGCCTGTGGCTCGGCGCACGGACGATGGTGGACGGGTCGGTCCGCCTCGCCCGTGGGATCGGCCTCTCGGAGACGGTGATCGGCCTGACGCTCGTCGCGGTCGGCACCTCGACGCCCGAGTTGGTCGTCAGCGTCGACGCCGCACTCGTCGGCGCGGGCGACGTGGCGATCGGGAACGTCGTCGGGAGCAACGTCTACAACCTCGCCTTCATCCTCGGTGTCGTCTCGCTGGTGCGGGTGATCCCGATCACGCGCTCGCTCGTCAAGCGCGACGGGGTCGTCCTCCTCGGCGCGACGTTCTTGCTCGCGGGGTTCCTCGTCGATCTGCGCGTGAGTCGGATCGAGGGGCTACTCGCGGTGGGACTGATGATCGCCTACACCGCCTACCTCCTCAGGACGACACCCGAGGAGTCGGACTCAGTGGATGAGACCGACGAGTCGGGCGACTCCGATTCGCCGGTCGAAGACGGTAAGACCGGGTCGCCGGTCGAAAACGGCGGCACCGAGTCGGCGACCGCCGGCATCGCCGCCGTTCCACCGGGTGCGGTCGCCGAGCGCGTAGCGACCGAGAGCAGACTCCGGACGCTCGCACTCACGCTCGGCGGCCTCGCAGTCGTCCTCGTCAGCGGGCACTTCCTCGTGGAGTCTGCGGTCTCGCTGGCGCGTGCCGGTGGGCTGTCGGAGTGGGCGATCGGCGCGACGGTCGTCGCCGGGGGGACCTCGACGCCGGAGTTCGCGGTGTCGCTCGTCGCGCTCCGACGCGGGAGCGCGGGCGTCTCGGTCGGGAACGTCGTCGGCTCGAACGTCTTCAACGCGCTCGGTGTCGTCGGACTGGCGGCGCTGATCAGTCCCGCAGTCGTCACCGGCGAGGCACTGGGGAGCGTCGTGTGGTTGCTGGTCGTCACAGTCGTCGCGGTCACCGCGATGTGGACCGGCCGGCGACTCTCCCGCCCCGAGGGTGGCCTGTTCGCCGGGAGCGAGGTCCTTCGGTGGACGAGTAATCTGCTGGGGCTGGGCTGA
- a CDS encoding aryl-sulfate sulfotransferase, giving the protein MPSRDDLPSTPNWLTKRHVRIGFALLLVVSLGFLVNGYLTATERGGEADLAQQADLPYDQRDQVAPPRDGATVITTSSRPGSQAEIVAFGEEGRVLYYNSSFRKFFDVDPVEGQPKTVEYVASRELPKEKCPVEAGRDNCILNSVVRVNLTSGEETHVFDRVTHKDWHDVDRLGEDRLLIADIAKDRVFVVNTTTGLTTWEWDAQSEFSIQSGGFYPDDWTHLNDVEKLDDGRITVSLRNQDQVVFIDPETGMEENWTLGSEDEYSTLYEQHNPDYIPAERGGPALLVADSENNRLVEYERQDGEWVRTWGYTSAEIQWPRDADRLPNGHTLVTDSNGRRVFELNQQGEIVWEVPVDTPYESERLGTGDESTGGETARELGLPTVGDVGVSGDVEVEQKRTNPSRQLWTVIRDSLPSLLVNGVVFIMPAWIGFRDVLTVVGMFGVAGLWVTVEFYWSAWTLQWPLSRRRD; this is encoded by the coding sequence ATGCCGTCACGCGACGACCTGCCCTCCACTCCGAACTGGCTGACGAAACGACACGTGCGGATCGGCTTCGCGCTCCTGCTCGTGGTCTCGCTCGGCTTCCTCGTCAACGGCTACCTCACCGCCACGGAACGCGGCGGGGAGGCCGACCTCGCACAGCAGGCCGATCTGCCCTACGACCAGCGCGACCAGGTCGCCCCGCCCCGCGACGGCGCGACCGTGATCACCACCTCCTCACGACCCGGGAGCCAGGCCGAGATCGTCGCCTTCGGCGAGGAGGGCCGGGTGTTGTACTACAACAGTAGCTTCCGGAAGTTCTTCGACGTGGACCCGGTCGAGGGCCAACCGAAGACTGTCGAGTACGTCGCCTCCCGCGAACTGCCGAAGGAGAAGTGTCCGGTCGAGGCCGGCCGCGACAACTGCATCCTGAACTCGGTGGTTCGGGTGAACCTCACCTCCGGCGAGGAGACCCACGTCTTCGACCGCGTCACGCACAAGGACTGGCACGACGTGGACCGCCTCGGCGAGGACCGTCTGCTGATCGCCGACATCGCCAAGGACCGCGTGTTCGTCGTCAACACGACGACCGGCCTGACGACGTGGGAGTGGGACGCGCAGTCCGAGTTTTCGATCCAGTCGGGTGGCTTCTACCCCGACGACTGGACCCACCTGAACGACGTGGAGAAGTTGGACGACGGCCGGATCACCGTCAGTCTCCGGAACCAAGATCAGGTCGTCTTCATCGACCCCGAGACCGGAATGGAGGAGAACTGGACGTTGGGTTCGGAAGACGAGTACTCGACGCTGTACGAACAGCACAACCCGGACTACATCCCCGCCGAGCGCGGCGGGCCGGCGTTGCTCGTCGCGGACTCCGAGAACAACCGCCTCGTGGAGTACGAGCGCCAGGACGGCGAGTGGGTCCGGACGTGGGGCTACACCAGCGCCGAGATCCAGTGGCCCCGCGACGCCGACCGCCTCCCGAACGGCCACACGCTCGTCACCGACTCGAACGGCCGGCGCGTCTTCGAGTTGAACCAGCAGGGTGAGATCGTCTGGGAGGTGCCGGTGGACACGCCCTACGAGTCAGAACGCCTCGGCACCGGCGACGAGAGTACCGGCGGCGAGACGGCCCGCGAACTCGGCCTGCCGACCGTCGGCGACGTGGGCGTCTCGGGCGACGTCGAGGTCGAACAGAAGCGCACGAACCCCTCCAGACAGCTCTGGACCGTGATCCGCGACAGTCTGCCGAGTCTGCTGGTGAACGGCGTCGTGTTCATCATGCCGGCGTGGATCGGCTTCCGCGACGTGTTGACCGTGGTCGGGATGTTCGGTGTCGCCGGCCTGTGGGTCACCGTCGAGTTCTACTGGTCGGCCTGGACGCTCCAGTGGCCGCTGTCGCGGCGTCGGGACTGA
- a CDS encoding alkaline phosphatase family protein — translation MTDTIAVLALDALDVRLAREWDCENLLLDDHRRLETYAHSLDFPRTVEVWPTVATGLGPEAHGIAGDGNEWENPLLRAASSITQYLPRGVRATLGRPFQQAGQERSLAETDAPHVFQDGVVRYWPGITPGEHVIEAWRLMSLASGGEITEEQLRRELTGFAGEELGWLAVAAEWDVPIAGVHSHVVDIMGHVYCNREDRLRETYEWADREVGRLRERVDRLVICSDHGMQVGWLDDTDPGTHSFDAVISAEGVDGPLPESVYDVRQWLESEMGEVGPADDRVAESDTPTEHLRDLGYME, via the coding sequence ATGACCGACACCATCGCGGTCCTCGCGCTGGACGCACTCGACGTGCGCCTCGCCCGCGAGTGGGACTGCGAGAACCTCCTCTTGGACGACCACCGCCGACTGGAGACCTACGCCCACTCGCTCGACTTCCCCCGGACGGTCGAGGTGTGGCCCACCGTGGCGACCGGCCTCGGTCCCGAGGCACACGGCATCGCCGGCGACGGCAACGAGTGGGAGAACCCCCTGCTCCGGGCGGCGAGTTCGATCACGCAGTACCTGCCGCGTGGCGTTCGCGCGACACTCGGCCGGCCGTTCCAGCAGGCCGGGCAGGAACGCTCGCTGGCCGAGACCGACGCACCCCACGTCTTCCAGGACGGCGTCGTCCGCTACTGGCCCGGCATCACGCCCGGCGAACACGTCATCGAGGCGTGGCGGCTGATGTCGCTGGCGAGCGGCGGCGAGATCACCGAGGAGCAGTTACGCCGGGAGTTGACCGGCTTCGCGGGCGAGGAACTCGGGTGGCTCGCGGTCGCCGCGGAGTGGGACGTGCCGATCGCGGGCGTCCACAGCCACGTCGTCGACATCATGGGCCACGTCTACTGCAACCGCGAGGACCGCCTCAGAGAGACTTACGAGTGGGCCGACCGCGAGGTGGGCCGCCTCCGGGAGCGCGTGGATCGACTCGTGATCTGCTCGGATCACGGGATGCAGGTCGGCTGGCTGGACGACACGGACCCCGGCACCCACAGCTTCGACGCGGTGATCTCGGCGGAGGGCGTCGACGGTCCGCTCCCCGAGTCGGTGTACGACGTACGGCAGTGGCTCGAATCGGAGATGGGCGAGGTCGGTCCCGCAGACGACCGGGTGGCGGAGTCGGACACGCCGACGGAGCATCTGCGAGATCTCGGCTACATGGAGTAA
- a CDS encoding GNAT family N-acetyltransferase → MPGHVFLRGERVTLHPVEEDDLDFLHRLINEPAVRRSLGMSSPHNRKSGEQWLEQAAEDDDGVHLLIVADDDPVGAINLDRRDHWDAVVGTVSYYVAPEAQGNGYATEALQTLCRYAFTERGFDKLAGHVFASNEGSQRVLEKVGFREEGVHRNEGFLGGDLIDVAYFGLLPDEFEG, encoded by the coding sequence ATGCCCGGACACGTGTTCCTGCGCGGCGAGCGCGTCACCCTCCACCCGGTCGAGGAGGACGACCTCGACTTCCTGCACCGACTCATCAACGAACCGGCCGTCCGGCGGAGTCTCGGCATGTCGTCGCCGCACAACAGAAAGAGCGGCGAGCAGTGGCTCGAACAGGCCGCCGAAGACGACGACGGCGTCCACCTCCTGATCGTCGCCGACGACGACCCGGTCGGCGCGATCAACCTCGACCGACGCGACCACTGGGACGCGGTCGTCGGCACGGTCAGTTACTACGTCGCCCCCGAAGCACAGGGGAACGGCTACGCGACCGAAGCCCTGCAGACGCTCTGTCGGTACGCCTTCACGGAGCGCGGCTTCGACAAACTCGCCGGGCACGTCTTCGCCAGCAACGAAGGGTCCCAGCGGGTGCTGGAGAAGGTCGGCTTCCGCGAGGAGGGCGTCCACCGCAACGAGGGGTTCCTCGGCGGGGACCTGATCGACGTCGCCTACTTCGGCCTGCTCCCGGACGAGTTCGAGGGCTGA